From a single Terriglobia bacterium genomic region:
- a CDS encoding S41 family peptidase — protein sequence MKQSRRAGWFIFATLFVCAMLGGLYGPQVEATTANDNDSSFQSSLREFTSVYDTIQENYASPVDPNDAIYGPTNSNFLGAIPGMLRTLDPHSNFFDPRAFAMLREDQEGRYFGVGMSIQSRPSKMGKLVTYVVAPIPGSPAFKAGLRPGDVIQEVNGKTAAGLDDSLLGQTDKVAKLLKGPRGTVVHVAVQREGAAKPLEFTITRGEITQPSVDDVFMVKPRVGYIHISRFNETTNTELSQALKKLDSEHMEGLVLDLRGNPGGLLQEAVEVSDHFLKKGQLIVYHYGRSSPKKMYYATHGDRGNQYPIVILINRMTASAAEIVTGALQDHDRALVMGETSFGKGLVQTVYPLSDETGLALTTARYYTPSGRLIQRDYDAVSLYDYYYHPGTTPEPHTDMKVTDGGRKVYGGGGITPDVKVEPDKLNDVERTLVQNGAFFSFAQKYLGVHKTIPENFQVSDADMAEFKKFLTDQQIPVSDADLQANMAFIKLQIREKLIEDIYGTNVADRIKLENDPLVDSAAAHLPQAQQLLENAQKYMAATESK from the coding sequence ATGAAGCAAAGCCGACGTGCGGGATGGTTTATCTTCGCTACACTGTTCGTGTGCGCCATGCTCGGTGGGTTGTACGGCCCGCAAGTTGAAGCCACCACGGCTAACGACAACGACTCCTCCTTTCAGTCCAGCCTGCGGGAGTTTACGAGCGTCTACGACACAATCCAGGAAAATTACGCCAGCCCCGTGGACCCTAATGACGCCATTTACGGCCCGACAAACAGTAATTTTCTGGGAGCCATTCCCGGAATGTTGCGGACACTGGACCCCCACTCCAACTTTTTCGATCCGCGCGCCTTTGCCATGCTGCGCGAAGACCAGGAAGGAAGATATTTCGGGGTTGGCATGAGCATCCAGTCACGGCCGAGCAAGATGGGCAAGTTGGTAACTTATGTGGTTGCACCCATTCCCGGCTCGCCGGCGTTCAAAGCCGGACTCCGCCCCGGCGATGTTATCCAGGAAGTCAACGGAAAAACCGCCGCCGGTCTTGACGATTCGCTTTTGGGTCAGACCGACAAGGTGGCCAAGCTGCTGAAGGGTCCGCGAGGCACCGTCGTGCACGTCGCTGTCCAGCGCGAAGGGGCCGCCAAGCCCCTCGAGTTCACGATTACGCGGGGCGAGATTACGCAGCCCAGCGTGGATGATGTCTTCATGGTAAAACCTCGGGTGGGATACATCCACATTTCGCGCTTTAATGAAACCACCAATACAGAACTTTCTCAGGCGCTGAAAAAGCTGGACTCTGAACATATGGAAGGCCTGGTGCTTGACCTGCGCGGAAATCCGGGCGGGCTTCTGCAGGAGGCCGTCGAAGTTTCCGACCATTTCCTGAAGAAGGGGCAGTTGATCGTCTATCACTACGGACGGTCTTCGCCCAAAAAGATGTATTATGCAACCCATGGTGACCGGGGCAACCAGTATCCCATTGTTATCCTCATCAACCGGATGACGGCAAGCGCGGCTGAAATTGTGACGGGCGCCCTGCAGGACCATGATCGCGCTCTGGTAATGGGCGAGACCAGCTTCGGCAAAGGCCTCGTTCAGACGGTTTACCCGTTGAGCGACGAGACAGGCCTGGCGCTGACCACGGCCCGATACTACACGCCGAGCGGCCGCCTGATCCAGCGGGACTATGACGCCGTGTCGCTGTACGATTATTACTACCACCCCGGGACTACTCCAGAACCCCATACGGACATGAAGGTAACCGACGGCGGCCGAAAGGTTTACGGCGGCGGAGGAATCACCCCGGACGTCAAGGTGGAACCCGACAAGCTGAACGATGTTGAGCGCACGCTGGTGCAGAACGGGGCGTTCTTCAGCTTTGCTCAAAAATATCTGGGAGTTCACAAAACGATCCCGGAAAACTTCCAGGTGTCGGACGCAGACATGGCAGAATTTAAGAAGTTCCTGACGGACCAGCAGATTCCAGTCTCGGACGCCGATTTGCAGGCCAACATGGCTTTTATTAAGCTGCAGATCCGGGAGAAGCTGATTGAGGACATCTACGGCACGAACGTTGCCGACCGGATCAAGCTGGAAAACGATCCG
- a CDS encoding MFS transporter, translating into MSAQSLTDRRKPQGMFFSGSHWHTVLACFLGWMLDAFDFFVVVFMVGTLAESFRVSKADIILTLTVTLATRPAGAFIFGILADRYGRRLSLMANVLFYSVVEVLCGFAPSFTVFILLRALYGLGMGGEWGIGASLAMESVPRRWRGILSGVLQSGYPVGYLLAAVAARFVLPIWGWRAMFFLGAAPALLALYIRAGVPESKAWLTHREPDVRAIFRTVGRHWKSFLYLVLMMTMMMFLSHGTQDLYPDFLKTAHNIKASTVSDLAVLYNIGAIVGSILFGYLSERVGRRRSMLGAFGLALVVVPFWAFGGSIGVLAAGAFLMQMGVQGAWGIIPAHLNELSPDSVRGLLPGLSYHMGILIAAPTNTIEYALRDHVGYAWAMAGFEIAVIVIGGIVIAFGREQKGKDFLAPAKPAVEESG; encoded by the coding sequence ATGTCGGCTCAGTCTTTAACAGATCGTCGCAAACCTCAAGGCATGTTCTTCAGCGGCTCGCACTGGCATACCGTCCTGGCGTGCTTCCTGGGCTGGATGCTCGATGCCTTCGACTTCTTTGTCGTGGTGTTTATGGTCGGAACGCTGGCGGAGAGTTTCCGTGTGTCCAAGGCGGACATCATTCTGACTCTTACCGTTACGCTGGCCACCCGGCCTGCCGGGGCCTTCATATTCGGCATACTTGCGGACCGCTATGGCCGCCGATTGTCGCTGATGGCGAATGTTCTTTTTTATTCAGTGGTGGAAGTGCTATGCGGTTTCGCCCCTTCCTTCACCGTGTTTATTCTCCTGCGGGCCCTCTACGGACTTGGCATGGGTGGGGAATGGGGCATCGGCGCCTCGCTGGCTATGGAAAGCGTTCCGAGGCGCTGGCGCGGAATTCTCTCCGGGGTTCTTCAAAGCGGCTATCCGGTTGGATATCTGCTGGCGGCGGTAGCAGCGCGGTTCGTTTTACCGATTTGGGGTTGGCGGGCCATGTTTTTTCTGGGAGCAGCGCCCGCGCTGCTGGCCCTTTACATCCGGGCTGGCGTTCCGGAATCCAAGGCCTGGCTTACGCATCGCGAGCCAGACGTCCGGGCGATTTTTCGGACCGTGGGCCGGCACTGGAAAAGCTTTCTTTACCTCGTGCTGATGATGACCATGATGATGTTCCTTTCGCACGGCACGCAGGACCTCTATCCTGATTTCCTCAAAACCGCCCATAACATCAAAGCGAGCACTGTCTCTGACCTGGCCGTTCTCTACAATATTGGGGCCATCGTCGGTTCCATCCTTTTTGGTTACCTTTCCGAGCGCGTCGGCCGCAGGCGCAGCATGCTGGGAGCTTTCGGCCTGGCGCTCGTCGTGGTGCCGTTCTGGGCGTTCGGCGGCTCGATAGGGGTTTTGGCGGCCGGAGCCTTCCTGATGCAGATGGGGGTGCAGGGCGCCTGGGGGATCATCCCAGCACATCTTAACGAGTTGTCTCCCGATTCGGTCAGGGGTCTCCTTCCGGGACTGTCGTACCACATGGGGATCCTGATCGCCGCACCGACCAATACGATCGAATACGCCCTGCGCGATCATGTCGGCTATGCCTGGGCCATGGCTGGATTTGAAATAGCCGTCATTGTGATCGGCGGAATCGTCATCGCCTTTGGACGCGAGCAGAAGGGCAAAGACTTCCTGGCGCCAGCCAAGCCCGCAGTTGAGGAATCTGGATGA
- a CDS encoding metallophosphoesterase, giving the protein MGRQAFFLVFVFFFFASQIFWIIVIGKLGAKLIPGKTLRRWIGAIGLGVYVFLLAYNFLSARSVAATSLTLKIALLQAPVQWWAFGSVAGFILALPFVLTNFLWDRAQGLRPKSNFETGPDPSFSLARRKFLSNTAIAAGALPLAGAGYGFLFGRVKFEKSFVRLKLSRLPREFHGFRIAQLSDIHIGPFMPSSDIRRVVDMTNALKPDLIVLTGDYVTWDPDTQGAAVDSLTGLKAPLGIYGCLGNHEIMTHTEASITRLFAEHHVRILRYESAPIEVGKESLNLIGVDYENRRRRGYLGEHHVRRYLEGVDRLMQPGQVNILLSHNPNTFDRAAELGIDLSLSGHTHGGQISLDFLSPDLSIARLMTPYVKGHFQKPGGQLYVNRGIGTIAVPIRFDAPPEITLFELERA; this is encoded by the coding sequence ATGGGTCGACAGGCGTTTTTTCTGGTCTTTGTTTTCTTCTTCTTCGCCAGCCAGATTTTCTGGATCATCGTGATCGGCAAGCTCGGTGCAAAACTCATCCCTGGCAAGACCCTGCGGCGCTGGATTGGCGCAATCGGGCTGGGCGTGTATGTCTTTCTGCTGGCCTACAACTTCCTATCGGCTCGCTCCGTGGCCGCCACCAGCCTCACCCTGAAAATCGCGCTTCTGCAGGCCCCGGTACAATGGTGGGCTTTCGGATCGGTGGCTGGATTCATCCTGGCCTTGCCCTTCGTGCTGACGAACTTCCTCTGGGACCGCGCTCAGGGGCTCAGGCCAAAGTCCAATTTCGAGACAGGTCCCGACCCTTCATTCTCACTGGCACGGCGAAAGTTTCTTTCCAACACCGCGATTGCAGCCGGAGCGTTGCCTCTGGCGGGCGCAGGTTATGGATTTCTATTCGGCCGCGTCAAGTTTGAGAAATCATTTGTTCGCTTAAAGCTCTCCCGGCTTCCGAGAGAATTCCACGGTTTCCGCATCGCACAGCTTTCGGACATACACATTGGGCCTTTCATGCCGTCCTCGGACATTCGCCGTGTGGTTGATATGACCAACGCGCTGAAACCTGACCTGATCGTGCTGACCGGCGATTACGTTACCTGGGACCCGGACACGCAGGGAGCCGCCGTCGATTCACTGACCGGCCTAAAGGCGCCTCTGGGCATTTATGGTTGCCTTGGCAATCACGAGATCATGACGCACACGGAAGCGTCAATCACCAGGCTCTTTGCCGAGCACCACGTCAGGATCCTGCGTTATGAGAGCGCGCCCATTGAGGTCGGTAAGGAAAGCCTGAACCTGATCGGCGTGGATTATGAAAACCGCCGGCGCAGAGGATATCTTGGCGAACATCACGTGCGGCGCTACCTGGAGGGTGTGGACCGGCTCATGCAACCCGGTCAGGTCAACATCCTGCTGAGCCACAATCCCAACACTTTTGATCGGGCCGCTGAACTGGGAATTGACCTGAGCCTGTCAGGCCACACCCACGGCGGCCAGATTTCTCTTGATTTCCTCAGTCCTGACCTTTCGATCGCGCGCCTGATGACACCCTACGTCAAAGGCCATTTCCAGAAGCCCGGCGGCCAACTCTACGTCAACCGCGGCATCGGGACGATCGCCGTGCCCATCCGTTTCGATGCCCCACCGGAAATCACATTGTTTGAGCTTGAGCGGGCGTGA
- a CDS encoding SDR family oxidoreductase: MRAKDKVAIVTGGGSGIGRATAELLAEEGAKVLVADVDPKGGNETVSAIRENGDTGHFVQADISQEPDAKKISDEAVKVYGGIDILVNNAATFVLKGFEASVEDWQHSLGVNVIGTALVTKYAVEHMKKKGGAIVILGSISSFLAQPDFFAYSATKAAVVQLCRNMAMDLGPYKIRVNAVCPGSIITAASYRHMEKVGMTLEEFDAQEGAKTFVGRAGKPREVAAAILFLASDEASYITGSHLMVDGGYSAQ; the protein is encoded by the coding sequence ATGAGAGCCAAAGACAAGGTCGCCATCGTAACGGGCGGCGGCTCCGGCATCGGCCGCGCGACGGCGGAACTTCTCGCGGAAGAAGGTGCAAAGGTCCTCGTCGCCGACGTTGATCCCAAAGGCGGCAATGAAACGGTCAGCGCCATTCGCGAAAACGGAGATACCGGCCACTTCGTCCAGGCCGATATTTCCCAGGAACCGGATGCGAAGAAGATTTCAGACGAAGCCGTAAAGGTGTATGGCGGGATCGACATCCTGGTGAACAACGCCGCGACGTTTGTTCTGAAGGGTTTCGAAGCCTCCGTCGAAGACTGGCAGCATTCACTCGGCGTCAACGTCATCGGGACAGCGCTGGTCACAAAGTATGCCGTTGAGCATATGAAGAAGAAGGGTGGCGCCATCGTCATTCTCGGCTCGATCTCCAGCTTTCTGGCCCAGCCCGATTTCTTCGCTTACAGCGCCACAAAAGCCGCCGTGGTGCAGCTATGCCGCAACATGGCCATGGATCTGGGTCCGTATAAGATTCGCGTCAACGCCGTCTGTCCGGGCTCGATCATTACAGCGGCATCCTACCGGCACATGGAAAAGGTGGGCATGACGCTTGAAGAATTTGACGCCCAGGAAGGCGCCAAGACGTTTGTGGGCAGGGCCGGCAAGCCTCGCGAAGTGGCTGCCGCCATTCTGTTCCTGGCCTCAGACGAGGCAAGTTACATCACCGGCAGTCACCTGATGGTGGATGGAGGCTATTCTGCGCAATAG
- a CDS encoding (Fe-S)-binding protein — MANNSPKVALFITCLGDQFYPQVGESVVRILRRVGATVTFNPQQTCCGQPAFNTGYREEAREVAARNLDLFDDADYIVAPSGSCSTMFRVFYPELFAEKPELLQKVERLRQRFYEFSEFLVKVMKTEDLGASFPHRVAYHDSCHLLRELGIETEPRKLIKAVKRLELVELQDNKVCCGFGGTFAVKFPDVSVAMARDKLRAAADAGAEFLVANDAGCLMHLAGYIHREKLPVQTLHLAELLEKHE, encoded by the coding sequence ATGGCAAATAATTCCCCCAAGGTTGCACTTTTTATCACCTGTCTGGGTGACCAGTTCTATCCGCAGGTTGGCGAGTCCGTTGTAAGAATTTTGCGGCGAGTTGGGGCCACAGTCACTTTCAACCCTCAGCAGACCTGCTGCGGGCAACCAGCCTTCAACACGGGCTACCGCGAGGAAGCGCGCGAGGTTGCCGCCCGCAATCTCGACCTTTTTGACGACGCCGATTACATTGTGGCGCCGTCAGGGTCGTGCTCCACGATGTTCCGGGTGTTTTATCCGGAACTGTTTGCCGAAAAACCCGAACTGCTGCAGAAGGTCGAAAGGCTGCGGCAACGCTTTTACGAGTTCTCGGAATTTCTGGTGAAAGTGATGAAGACGGAAGACCTGGGCGCCAGTTTCCCGCATCGGGTCGCCTACCATGATTCCTGCCACCTGCTGCGCGAGCTGGGGATTGAGACAGAACCACGCAAGCTGATCAAGGCAGTTAAACGATTGGAACTCGTTGAACTGCAGGACAACAAGGTTTGCTGTGGCTTTGGCGGCACCTTCGCCGTAAAGTTTCCCGATGTGTCTGTAGCAATGGCGCGGGACAAGCTTCGCGCGGCTGCCGATGCCGGCGCGGAATTTCTGGTGGCGAACGATGCCGGCTGCCTGATGCATCTTGCGGGGTACATCCATCGGGAGAAACTGCCGGTCCAAACACTGCACCTGGCGGAGTTACTGGAAAAACACGAATGA
- a CDS encoding LutB/LldF family L-lactate oxidation iron-sulfur protein encodes MSETGVHSSAIHERAQKAMGDAHLQEAYRSSTLRLYSHRMGAIGQVPGFEPLRERARELKREVMNHLDYYLAQFADSVEREGGKVHWARTAEDACAIVKEIVRNAGANEVVKGKSMVGEEIELNHALEAAGIDAIETDLGEMIVQLSGERPAHIVAPAIHKTRHDVSDLFVEKLHSTRTEDPEQLTAIARKTLREIFARAEVGMSGANFAVAETGSVVTIENEGNIRLCTTAPRVHVALVGIEKIIPRFSDLGVFLRLLGRSATGQKLTSYTSILTGPRRPGEDGPDEMHVVLIDNGRTGALADEKMREALYCIRCGACLNTCPVYRKIGGHAYGWVYSGPIGALITPQFVGLNQARELPFASSLCGACREVCPVKINIPDLLLHLRGEAQERTPATPHAGEVVSERKGMRLWAWAMKRPWVFSLGGAAVRLGIRWLPSSGGQGSKWITRLPFYPFSNWTKGRDFPEPDPVPFRERWKKLSS; translated from the coding sequence ATGAGCGAAACGGGAGTTCACAGCTCGGCCATCCACGAACGGGCACAGAAGGCGATGGGTGACGCCCATCTTCAGGAGGCTTACCGTTCCTCTACGCTTCGGCTTTACTCGCATCGCATGGGTGCGATTGGCCAGGTGCCGGGCTTTGAGCCGCTGCGCGAACGCGCCCGCGAGTTGAAGCGAGAGGTGATGAACCACCTGGACTATTACCTCGCGCAGTTTGCCGACAGCGTGGAACGAGAGGGAGGCAAGGTCCACTGGGCGCGCACCGCGGAAGATGCCTGCGCCATCGTCAAGGAGATTGTCCGGAACGCTGGCGCCAATGAAGTTGTCAAAGGCAAGAGCATGGTGGGCGAAGAGATTGAACTGAACCATGCCCTCGAGGCTGCCGGCATCGACGCCATTGAAACTGACCTGGGCGAAATGATAGTGCAGCTTTCCGGCGAGAGACCTGCGCACATCGTCGCCCCTGCCATCCATAAAACCCGCCACGACGTCTCGGACCTTTTTGTTGAAAAGCTCCACTCCACGCGGACCGAAGACCCGGAGCAACTTACCGCCATCGCGCGGAAAACCTTGCGGGAAATATTCGCCCGGGCCGAAGTGGGCATGAGCGGCGCCAATTTTGCCGTGGCGGAGACGGGCAGCGTCGTTACGATTGAAAACGAGGGCAACATCCGCCTCTGTACCACGGCTCCGCGGGTCCACGTGGCGCTGGTCGGCATTGAAAAGATCATTCCCCGGTTTTCGGACCTGGGCGTCTTTTTGCGGCTGCTGGGGCGTTCGGCCACCGGCCAGAAGCTGACTTCCTACACCTCCATACTCACCGGGCCGCGCCGCCCAGGTGAAGACGGTCCGGATGAGATGCACGTTGTCCTGATTGACAACGGCCGCACCGGAGCGCTGGCCGACGAGAAGATGCGCGAGGCCCTTTACTGTATCCGCTGTGGCGCCTGCCTTAACACGTGCCCGGTTTATCGAAAAATCGGCGGGCACGCCTACGGATGGGTTTACAGCGGCCCCATCGGCGCTCTCATCACACCGCAGTTTGTCGGCCTCAACCAGGCCCGTGAACTGCCTTTTGCTTCTTCGCTGTGTGGGGCGTGCCGGGAAGTCTGCCCAGTCAAAATCAATATTCCGGACCTGCTGCTTCACCTGCGCGGCGAGGCCCAGGAACGGACTCCTGCGACACCCCATGCGGGGGAAGTTGTTTCAGAACGAAAAGGCATGCGTCTGTGGGCCTGGGCGATGAAGCGCCCCTGGGTGTTCTCTCTGGGTGGCGCTGCGGTCCGGCTCGGAATTCGCTGGCTTCCCTCGTCCGGCGGACAGGGTTCGAAGTGGATTACGCGGCTCCCATTCTACCCCTTTTCAAACTGGACGAAGGGACGCGACTTCCCGGAGCCCGACCCCGTGCCTTTCCGCGAGCGATGGAAAAAGCTTTCCAGCTAG
- a CDS encoding family 78 glycoside hydrolase catalytic domain — MRASTKFPRFVLTSIVLLISGFIFVTPGFAENGAVAPGHLRCEYLKNPAGIDVRQPRFQWVLDNSRRGVMQTAYQILVASSTAGLAGNRGDLWDSGKVMSGDSSQIAYSGKPLVSDRVYYWKVRTWDGQGNESDYSAPAKFGMGLLERQDWKGQWIGGGGLLRKGFSLAGKVVRARAYVTALGYYELHLNGKKIGEKVLDPAWTVYPKRVLYSTYDVTSALKDGANAIGVMLGGGWATQQAGGPAYYKAPALLFQMNIELADGKTVSVSSDTSWKTAAGPVVSDSVYDGEVYDAREEQAGWDRSGFDDSAWAAAHEEQGTAGEISAEMMPPIRVTDTLVPHSMTNPEPGVYVYDFGQNFAGWARLVVRGPRGAKVRLRFSELIYPNGTINRQNIRSAKARDIYVLRGSGLEKYEPRFTYHGFRYVEVTGYPGTPSLDSIRGRVVNSAVETTGSFVASKQILNDIQHLIRWGQLSNLYSIPTDCDQRNERQGWMGDAQVTAEEAMMNFDMAAFYTNFVRDIRDAQMPDGEIPDTVPHKYGRYPADPAWGTAYPLLCWYMWQQYGDRRILEENYDGLKKYLEFLRTRAKDNVLRYSYYGDWVAIKPTPGALVSDAYFYYDTRILSDIAKVLGKTGDTDAYAALADQIKAAFNNAFFKADTGEYANGAQTAQVMPLFLDLVPEKERGGVMGKLYNNIVYENNTHVTTGFIGVKYLLPVLTRDGHSDLAYELATQTTYPSWGYMIAEGATTLWELWQSKIGPSMNSHNHIMMGSLGAWFYRALGGINLGPDGEGYRHIVIKPNMVEDLDWTSASMETPRGQVSCSWQKKAGAVSMEVVVPANSDAKIVVPPEEEMTKVIVREGDHVVWQNGKFVPGDPGITGATLREHAIEFSAGSGYYHFLLTGE; from the coding sequence ATGCGCGCATCCACGAAGTTCCCGCGGTTTGTCCTGACCTCGATAGTGCTCCTTATTTCCGGTTTCATTTTCGTCACTCCGGGCTTCGCGGAGAATGGTGCAGTCGCGCCCGGGCATCTACGCTGCGAATACCTCAAGAATCCAGCGGGAATTGACGTGCGCCAGCCGCGGTTTCAGTGGGTGCTGGACAATTCACGCCGCGGAGTGATGCAAACGGCATACCAGATTCTTGTTGCCTCAAGCACCGCGGGGTTGGCCGGTAACCGCGGCGACCTGTGGGACAGCGGGAAAGTCATGTCCGGCGACTCAAGCCAAATCGCGTATAGCGGTAAGCCGCTGGTAAGCGACCGCGTCTACTACTGGAAAGTCCGCACCTGGGACGGCCAGGGGAACGAGAGTGACTACAGCGCGCCCGCAAAGTTTGGAATGGGGCTGCTGGAACGGCAGGACTGGAAAGGCCAGTGGATTGGCGGGGGTGGCCTGCTGCGCAAGGGATTCAGCCTGGCGGGCAAAGTGGTCCGTGCGCGAGCCTACGTTACAGCCCTTGGCTACTATGAACTGCACCTCAACGGTAAGAAGATCGGCGAGAAAGTGCTTGACCCCGCCTGGACCGTCTATCCAAAGCGGGTGCTTTATTCCACCTATGACGTCACTTCTGCCCTCAAAGACGGCGCGAACGCCATCGGCGTGATGCTCGGCGGTGGCTGGGCGACCCAGCAGGCGGGTGGTCCTGCCTATTACAAGGCGCCGGCCCTGCTCTTCCAGATGAACATCGAGCTTGCGGACGGGAAAACGGTCAGCGTCTCAAGCGACACTTCCTGGAAAACGGCCGCCGGACCTGTGGTGAGCGACAGCGTTTACGATGGAGAGGTCTACGATGCGCGGGAGGAGCAGGCTGGATGGGACCGATCTGGCTTTGATGATTCGGCGTGGGCGGCTGCACACGAGGAGCAGGGCACGGCGGGAGAAATCTCGGCTGAGATGATGCCGCCAATCCGCGTGACGGATACTCTCGTGCCGCACTCCATGACGAACCCTGAGCCGGGAGTCTACGTTTACGATTTTGGACAGAACTTTGCCGGCTGGGCGCGGCTGGTTGTTCGCGGGCCGCGCGGGGCAAAGGTCAGGCTGCGGTTCAGCGAACTGATCTATCCGAATGGCACGATCAATCGCCAGAACATCCGCAGCGCCAAGGCCCGCGACATTTACGTCCTGCGCGGAAGCGGGCTTGAAAAGTATGAGCCGCGCTTTACCTACCACGGGTTCCGCTACGTGGAAGTAACGGGCTACCCCGGCACGCCGAGCCTGGATTCGATTCGCGGCCGGGTGGTCAACAGCGCCGTCGAGACCACCGGCAGCTTTGTTGCGTCAAAACAGATCTTGAACGATATCCAGCATCTCATCCGCTGGGGCCAGCTCTCCAATCTTTACAGTATTCCCACTGACTGTGATCAGCGTAATGAACGCCAGGGCTGGATGGGTGACGCCCAGGTTACAGCGGAAGAAGCCATGATGAATTTTGACATGGCGGCGTTCTACACCAACTTCGTCCGCGACATCCGCGACGCGCAGATGCCGGACGGTGAAATTCCTGATACCGTGCCGCACAAGTACGGCAGGTATCCTGCGGACCCGGCCTGGGGCACGGCCTATCCGCTGCTGTGCTGGTACATGTGGCAGCAGTATGGCGACAGGCGCATCCTGGAGGAGAATTACGACGGACTGAAGAAGTACCTGGAATTCCTGCGCACCAGGGCCAAGGACAATGTTCTGCGGTACAGCTACTACGGTGACTGGGTGGCCATCAAGCCTACACCCGGCGCGCTGGTTTCGGATGCATACTTTTATTACGACACGCGCATTCTGTCTGACATTGCAAAGGTCCTTGGCAAAACCGGGGACACGGATGCCTATGCAGCGCTTGCCGATCAAATCAAGGCTGCGTTCAACAATGCGTTCTTCAAAGCTGACACCGGCGAATATGCGAACGGCGCCCAGACCGCCCAGGTCATGCCGTTGTTCCTGGATCTGGTCCCGGAAAAAGAGCGTGGCGGAGTGATGGGCAAGCTCTACAACAACATTGTCTATGAAAATAACACACACGTCACCACTGGCTTTATCGGGGTCAAATATCTTCTTCCCGTGCTGACCCGCGATGGACACTCTGACCTGGCGTATGAACTGGCCACCCAGACAACCTATCCCAGTTGGGGATACATGATCGCGGAGGGAGCAACCACCTTGTGGGAACTGTGGCAGTCCAAGATCGGCCCTTCCATGAATTCCCACAACCACATCATGATGGGAAGCCTTGGCGCGTGGTTTTATCGCGCCCTCGGGGGCATCAATCTTGGCCCTGACGGCGAAGGCTACCGGCACATCGTGATAAAACCCAATATGGTTGAGGACCTCGACTGGACAAGCGCTTCGATGGAAACCCCGCGTGGCCAGGTGTCCTGCTCCTGGCAGAAAAAGGCTGGGGCCGTTTCCATGGAGGTGGTTGTTCCGGCCAATAGCGACGCCAAAATCGTGGTTCCGCCAGAAGAGGAGATGACGAAGGTGATAGTCCGCGAAGGCGACCACGTGGTGTGGCAAAACGGCAAGTTCGTTCCCGGCGACCCCGGGATTACCGGCGCCACGTTGCGGGAACACGCCATTGAGTTCAGCGCAGGCTCAGGCTATTATCATTTTCTCCTGACCGGAGAATGA
- a CDS encoding fumarylacetoacetate hydrolase family protein, translating to MKLVSYESGKQPALGVVVKDWIVGVGPAIHLLQKKRVPRALAGGANFKNAARRLLDAGAAPKDMIELLGRGQAWGKALAVVTSALAKGIDPAKAPRGLFTPLADARLLAPIPKPGKITCVGLNYADHAREQGHEPPKSPIFFLKSGNTICGPGDPIQLPPNSSQVDYEAEFAVVIGKGGSRISEGDAYDHVAGYMVLHDVSARDLQFSDGQWFRGKSCDTFAPSGPWIVTRDEIKDPHKLRISLTLNGEVMQDSNTSNLIFSVPYLISYLSQSARWEVGDVISTGTPPGVGVFRKPPVFLKAGDTVSVTVEGLGTLTNTVAGP from the coding sequence GTGAAACTGGTCTCTTATGAATCGGGGAAGCAACCTGCCCTGGGAGTCGTGGTAAAAGACTGGATCGTCGGCGTCGGTCCGGCGATCCATCTGTTGCAGAAAAAGCGGGTGCCGCGAGCACTGGCGGGAGGCGCGAACTTCAAGAATGCGGCGCGCCGCCTCCTCGACGCCGGCGCGGCTCCGAAAGACATGATCGAACTGCTCGGGCGGGGGCAGGCCTGGGGCAAAGCGCTTGCTGTGGTCACCTCAGCACTGGCAAAAGGGATTGATCCCGCCAAAGCGCCGCGAGGCCTTTTTACTCCTCTCGCCGATGCACGCCTGCTCGCTCCCATCCCGAAGCCGGGCAAGATCACCTGTGTGGGGCTGAACTATGCCGACCATGCCCGCGAGCAGGGGCATGAGCCTCCGAAGTCGCCAATCTTTTTTCTCAAGTCCGGTAATACGATTTGCGGCCCGGGCGACCCGATTCAACTGCCGCCGAATTCTTCCCAGGTGGACTACGAAGCGGAGTTTGCCGTGGTCATTGGGAAGGGAGGGAGCCGCATTTCCGAAGGGGACGCATACGATCACGTTGCCGGCTATATGGTCCTGCATGACGTCAGCGCGCGCGATCTGCAGTTCTCTGACGGCCAGTGGTTTCGCGGCAAAAGCTGTGACACTTTTGCCCCAAGCGGCCCCTGGATCGTTACGCGGGACGAAATCAAGGACCCGCACAAATTGCGGATTTCTCTCACGCTAAATGGCGAGGTCATGCAGGATTCGAACACTTCCAACCTGATTTTCAGCGTGCCTTATCTGATCAGTTACCTGTCGCAGTCTGCCAGGTGGGAAGTAGGCGATGTGATTTCCACCGGCACGCCACCCGGGGTCGGTGTTTTTCGCAAGCCTCCGGTGTTCCTGAAGGCAGGAGATACCGTCAGCGTTACAGTTGAGGGCTTGGGGACGCTGACGAATACAGTCGCCGGCCCTTAA